The following nucleotide sequence is from Williamwhitmania sp..
GCCTGCTGTTCCTGTTTACTCTGAACTTCCTGAAGTGATGCAGCAACTTTGGGATAAGAAGGCACTGTTTATAAAAAAGGATGAGAATCAATCCAGTGCCGAGGTTTTTGACCGGGCTGGTATTTATGCTGAATTTGGCAAGGTGATTTGCATCTCTGTTGGTTTTGTTTTTTCTCGAAAAAAAGTTCCATACGTTCGCTTAAAGTCGTTTTATAATTCCAACGAGCAACAGCTCCTTGAAGAGTTTGGTGAACTCCTACGCAAGTTTGGCCAGCGAAAGGGAGCACTAATGTGCGCACACAACGGAAAGGAATTTGACTTTCCATATATTGCCAGAAGGATGCTGATAAACGGGGTATCCCTTCCTGGAATGCTAAATGTTGCTGGGAAAAAACCTTGGGAGGTGGCGTTTCTCGATACCATGGAACTTTGGAAGTTTGGTGATCATAAAAATTACACTTCGCTACATCTGCTTGCCACTATTTTTGGCATTCCGACACCTAAGGATGACATTGATGGTTCAATGGTTGCTGAGGTCTACTATCGCCAGCACGATATTGATCGAATTGTAACTTACTGCGAAAAGGATGTGCTCACCATTGTGCAGCTGTTGAGAAAATACCGGGGTGAAGAGTTAATCCCAGCCGAAAATATTGAGAGGGCCAGCCAATCGGGCTCATCCGTTGAGTAAAAACTCTTTTAACTTTTCCAGAAATAAGGCCGATTGTTCAGCGTGAACCCAGTGACCAGAATTGGGAATAGTAACTATTTTATAGTGACTAAACAGGTATCTTATAATTTCTTGATCTCTTTCAATTTTGATGTAAGGCGAGAGTTCTCCTTTAACAAATAGGGTTGGCGTCTCAACTGGATAATCCTCTTTTGCACTAAAGGAAATTCCACCCATGAGATTTGTGAGATTCTGGTCAAGTGCATCAAGGTTCAGCCTCCAATAGAAATTATCTTGGTCATCTCTTGCAAGGTTTTTTAGCAAGAAGCGGACTACGGCTAGCGGTTTAATGCTTTTGCTAAGTAGCTGTTCGGCTTCAACTCTGGTGTCAATCCTTTTCAACGGTAACTCTTGCAGTGCCGAAATTATTTTACGATGTTCCTGTAGTTGGGGCGAATTGGACAGAATATAGGAGGTGGGAGCAATGTCTACCACTACCAGCTTTGCTATTTTTGCTGGATGGTCAAGGGTTAGCTGCATGGCGGCTTTACCACCCATGGAGTGGCCAATGAGTATGGGCACGGCAATTCCCAAATCCTCAATAAGTTCTAAAAGATCGGCGGCAAGGTCAGGGTAACTGTGCGCAGGACTATGTGGGGATTGACCATGATTGCGCAGGTCCACTAGAATTACCTCAAACTGGTTGCTGAGCGCAGTGGCTATGGACATCCAGTTGTCGGAAGAGCCATAGAGCCCGTGGGCAATTACTATGGGTTTGCCTTGTCCTAATCTTCGGTGGTAGAGTTTCATGAGCTACTCGTACAATTGTCTTAGGTAAAGCTGAATGGTGTTTTCCAATCCAAAGTAAAGAGCGTCGGAAATTAATGCGTGCCCAATTGAAACTTCAAGCAGGCCAGGAATATTCTGG
It contains:
- a CDS encoding 3'-5' exonuclease, with translation MLNEVNIENILFLDIETVPAVPVYSELPEVMQQLWDKKALFIKKDENQSSAEVFDRAGIYAEFGKVICISVGFVFSRKKVPYVRLKSFYNSNEQQLLEEFGELLRKFGQRKGALMCAHNGKEFDFPYIARRMLINGVSLPGMLNVAGKKPWEVAFLDTMELWKFGDHKNYTSLHLLATIFGIPTPKDDIDGSMVAEVYYRQHDIDRIVTYCEKDVLTIVQLLRKYRGEELIPAENIERASQSGSSVE
- a CDS encoding alpha/beta fold hydrolase, encoding MKLYHRRLGQGKPIVIAHGLYGSSDNWMSIATALSNQFEVILVDLRNHGQSPHSPAHSYPDLAADLLELIEDLGIAVPILIGHSMGGKAAMQLTLDHPAKIAKLVVVDIAPTSYILSNSPQLQEHRKIISALQELPLKRIDTRVEAEQLLSKSIKPLAVVRFLLKNLARDDQDNFYWRLNLDALDQNLTNLMGGISFSAKEDYPVETPTLFVKGELSPYIKIERDQEIIRYLFSHYKIVTIPNSGHWVHAEQSALFLEKLKEFLLNG